From the genome of Pelmatolapia mariae isolate MD_Pm_ZW linkage group LG12, Pm_UMD_F_2, whole genome shotgun sequence, one region includes:
- the polr3d gene encoding DNA-directed RNA polymerase III subunit RPC4, with product MSDAGNPGGRVPTPGGSGSKGLLMSRRPSAGISPGRLPTMRSRDLTLGGVKKKTFTPNIIGRKVKEETKVEDGQRRERKETDRGRGPRMRGRGRGHQELIQSHSIFEQGPGEMMMKKRGGYESERDAPSMGPSPIINIKKEKRETEEETKEILRKLERDNFVDDPFLRSEKRSCPVQLPLAVSGWGFKDEFSDAPIKNEKKEEDCEPMEPAAEVKQEPEEIEIKKPEATFRPPPLPEPEVLPDLLHRWSLSKAEELFFIQLPDSLPGQPPTKEHKPVKTEVQSEDGQSVLLKTESEEEKAEDNSCNLKDLREGVVGKMLVRKSGRVQLILGQVTLDVSLGTSCSFLQELVSVNTEGKTGNLTVLGNIKHKMVCSPDFEALLESSS from the exons ATGTCGGACGCAGGCAACCCCGGTGGTCGTGTGCCGACTCCTGGAGGGAGCGGTAGCAAAGGACTCCTGATGAGCCGTCGCCCGTCAGCTGGCATCTCTCCTGGCCGCCTCCCCACGATGCGATCCAGAGACCTCACATTAGGAGGAGTGAAGAAG AAAACGTTTACACCCAACATTATTGGCCGAAAAGTTAAAGAAGA AACAAAAGTTGAAGATgggcagaggagagagaggaaggaaacGGATCGAGGTCGGGGTCCCAGAATGAGAGGCAGGGGCCGAGGCCATCAAGAGCTCATCCAGTCGCACTCCATTTTTGAACAGGGGCCCggagagatgatgatgaaaaaGAGAG gcgGCTATGAAAGCGAGAGAGACGCTCCAAGCATGGGACCCTCGCCCATCATTAATATCAAAAAGGAAAAGCGAGAGACCGAGGAGGAGACCAAAGAGATCCTGCGCAAGCTGGAACGAGACAAC TTTGTGGATGATCCCTTCCTGCGGAGTGAGAAGAGGAGCTGCCCTGTCCAGCTCCCCCTCGCTGTGTCAGGATGGGGATTCAAGGATGAATTTAGTGACGCTCCTattaaaaatgagaagaaagaggaggatTGTGAACCAATGGAGCCTGCAGCTGAAG TGAAACAAGAGCCAGAGGAAATTGAAATAAAGAAGCCCGAGGCAACTTTCAGGCCTCCTCCTCTCCCCGAGCCCGAAGTACTCCCTGACCTGCTGCACAGATGGAGTCTGAGCAAAGCGGAGGAGCTTTTCTTCATTCAGCTACCAGACTCGCTGCCCGGCCAGCCTCCCACAAAAGAGCACAAGCCGGTGAAAACAGAGGTGCAGTCAGAGGATGGGCAGTCTGTGCTCCTGAAAACAGAATCAGAG GAGGAGAAAGCTGAGGACAACAGCTGCAATCTGAAGGATCTACGGGAGGGTGTTGTGGGAAAGATGCTGGTACGCAAGTCTGGCCGAGTGCAGCTGATACTGGGGCAGGTGACGCTCGATGTGTCTCTAGGAACATCCTGCTCTTTCCTGCAG GAACTTGTCTCTGTCAATACAGAGGGGAAAACGGGTAACTTGACTGTATTAGGGAACATCAAACACAAAATGGTTTGCTCACCGGACTTTGAAGCTCTGCTGGAGAGCAGTTCTTGA
- the ppp1r3c2b gene encoding protein phosphatase 1 regulatory subunit 3C-B-like, translating into MARSAGLLEIAVRLCLNQRKQLCPHVWVPILKPQRSCIRPPASEHLSSDILSQVFPPHPSSPFLDDLDDGDDDVLFPIKSKRVVFADSRGLSLTAVRVFSDEEEQSDLDLLPSLQSLGSMTEDGYSCTVSTCCPGTQLKLGFPQPSANFQAFRGKLAESMVILENCSISEKALRGTVRVRNVSYQKDVRVRITFDSWQSYRDVPCTYLQKRFGGPQTDIFEFDITIPKVLDAKRKIEFCLSYLPGGHSEPFWDNNDGQNYSITVSVNSHLCHGKNLSERS; encoded by the coding sequence ATGGCTCGGTCAGCCGGACTGCTGGAGATTGCTGTCAGGCTGTGCTTGAACCAGCGTAAACAACTGTGTCCTCATGTCTGGGTTCCCATCCTGAAACCCCAGCGATCCTGCATCCGTCCTCCAGCTTCAGAGCACTTATCCTCTGACATCTTGAGCCAAGTCTTCCCGCCCCATCCTTCCTCACCTTTCCTCGATGACTTGGACGACGGCGATGATGATGTGTTGTTCCCAATCAAGAGCAAACGTGTTGTTTTTGCCGACTCGCGGGGATTGTCTCTAACAGCCGTGCGAGTGTTTTCCGACGAAGAAGAGCAGTCTGACCTCGACCTGCTGCCATCGCTGCAGTCTTTGGGCAGCATGACAGAGGATGGCTATAGCTGCACAGTCAGCACCTGCTGCCCAGGAACACAGCTCAAACTGGGCTTCCCGCAGCCATCTGCAAATTTCCAGGCCTTTCGTGGCAAGCTGGCAGAGAGCATGGTCATCTTGGAGAACTGCAGTATCAGCGAGAAGGCCCTCAGGGGTACCGTGAGAGTTAGGAATGTCAGCTACCAGAAGGATGTGCGTGTGCGCATCACCTTTGACTCGTGGCAGAGCTACAGAGACGTGCCCTGCACGTACCTGCAGAAACGCTTTGGAGGACCTCAGACGGACATCTTTGAATTTGACATTACCATTCCTAAAGTGCTAGATGCCAAAAGGAAGATTGAGTTCTGTTTAAGTTATTTGCCAGGAGGGCACAGCGAGCCTTTTTGGGACAATAACGATGGACAGAATTACAGCATTACAGTGAGTGTGAACTCACATCTGTGCCATGGGAAGAATCTAAGTGAAAGGTCATGA
- the LOC134638387 gene encoding phytanoyl-CoA hydroxylase-interacting protein, with translation MDAPLSTPCNIQICEVTCDSFRIMWDMTPEDTARATHFFIDLSRKANRDPNRFKHRDVPTKLVAKAVPLPMAVRGHWFLSPRTEYCVAVQTAVRQPDGDYLVSEWSQVVEFCTGDYAMEHLQQLLDKAKGSAGRLLKFSVFYRNQHPDYFDYVRKECGGLMRPALKDTSGSHGSPISGKLHGVFFSCNTEFDTGLPTKDSPYGPLRFQIPAGHLLNPNICLYFADFYCMYTAYHYVVLVLAPVGSEGDAFCRTRLPMLDLASNPFLTYTASQRPGEEPLYCHASDVILEVLFTEPVHLDQGGVEQISGHQLMSLTTANAKKDPSCKVCNISVGR, from the exons ATGGATGCTCCCCTTTCGACCCCCTGTAATATCCAGATTTGTGAGGTGACCTGCGACTCCTTCCGGATCATGTGGGATATGACCCCCGAGGACACGGCCAGAGCCACACACTTCTTCATCGACTTAAGCCGCAAGGCCAACAGGGACCCCAACCGCTTCAAACACAGG GACGTGCCGACCAAGCTGGTGGCCAAAGCCGTGCCTCTCCCCATGGCAGTGAGGGGACACTGGTTCCTCAGCCCGCGGACAGAATACTGTGTTGCTGTTCAAACTGCTGTCCGACAGCCAGATGGTGATTACTTGGTCTCAGAGTGGAGCCAGGTGGTGGAGTTTTGCACTGGGG ACTACGCAATGGAGCACCTACAGCAGCTTCTCGACAAGGCCAAGGGCTCAGCGGGGAGGCTGCTGAAATTCTCTGTCTTTTATCGCAACCAGCACCCAGACTACTTTGATTATGTCAG AAAGGAGTGTGGAGGTCTGATGCGTCCAGCCCTCAAAGACACCAGTGGGAGTCACGGCTCACCCATCAGCGGCAAACTGCATGGAGTCTTCTTCAGCTGCAACACAGAGTTTGATACAGGGCTCCCTACCAAAGACTCCCCGTACGGACCCCTGCGGTTTCAGATCCCGGCTGGACACCTGCTGAACCCCAACATCtgcctgtattttgcagacttCTACTGCATGTACACGGCCTACCACTATGTGGTGCTGGTGCTTGCCCCTGTTGGCTCAGAGGGAGATGCCTTCTGCCGCACCCGCCTCCCTATGCTGGACTTGGCTTCCAACCCCTTTTTGACTTACACTGCCTCTCAGAGACCCGGGGAGGAGCCCTTGTACTGCCACGCCAGCGACGTCATCCTTGAGGTGCTATTCACCGAGCCGGTTCACTTGGATCAGGGCGGCGTGGAGCAGATCAGTGGGCACCAGCTTATGAGTCTGACCACCGCCAATGCCAAGAAAGACCCGAGCTGCAAAGTGTGCAACATCAGCGTGGGACGCTGA